ATGGAATGCCACATCACGGTTGACACTGGACTACGGTCTCCGCTGGGAGTTCTATCCGCCGGCCACAGCCCGCAAGGCGGGACAGTTCTCCAACTACAACCCCACGAACAACACGCTGGTGATCGCAGGAATTGGCGGCAACCCATCCAACCTCGGGCTCACGACGCGCTACAGCTACTTCGCTCCCCGCACAGGCTTCGCCTTCCGCGTGAACGACAAGCTGGTTGTCCGTGGCGGCTTTGGCATGAGCTACATGCCATTTGAAGACAACAGCTATGCCTATAATTACCCGGTACGCGCCAATAATGCGTACTCCCAATCCACAACGCAGAACAGCTACGGCCCTGCCGTGCTGGCGGACAACACGACGGCGGCGACCTTCCAGGCGGGCTTCCCTGCTCCCGTACCGGTGACCGTTCCGTCCAACGGCATCATCTCGATTTCCGCTGGTACCGCGCTGAACTCTTCCTCCTATACCTATATTCCGCAGAACTACCGCAATCCGTACGTGGAGAGCTACAACCTGTTTGTGCAGCGTGCCCTGCCATGGGACTTCTCGCTTTCGGTAGGCTATGTCGGCAATCACGGTGTAGGGATGGGTGCAAACCAGAACATCAATCTATCCTCACGTCTTGGCGGCGGCAATGCGGACCTTCCACTGAATATCGCCTTCGGAAGGACTGCGGCTGTCACACAGTACTTCATCGGCACATCCACCAACTACAACTCGCTGCAGGTGTCGTTGAACCGCCGCTTCACGCACGGCTTCTCCAACATCACCTCATTTACCTATGGCAAGGGACTGAACCTTTTCACCGGCGACGATGGCGGCTTCATGTTCTTCCAGGACCAGCGTCGCAACTACGGTCCTACCGATTACGACCGCAAGTTCAACCTGCAGGAAGCATTCACCTATGAACTTCCGTTTGGCAGAGGCAAGAAGTTCCTCAATCACGGAATTGGAGCCTATACCATTGGCGGCTGGAAGCTCTCCGGCGTGGTCTCGGTTGTTAGCGGTACTCCGTTCAGCGTGACCGCTAACAACAATCTCAATACGCCGGGATGGACACAGACGGCCAACCTCACTGGAAAGTTCACGAAGCTGGGCGGCGGACCAGGACATAAGTGGTTCGATACCTCGGTCTTCTCACAGCCCGCAGGTTGCACGGTCGTCTGCTCGGAGAACTCGGGTACAACGGTCGGTAACACGGCACGCAATGCATTCCGTGGTCCGGGGTTTGTGCAGAACAACGCGTCGATCTTCAAGACATTCCCGGTCTACAAGGAAGGCACTACGCTGGATATCCGTATGGACATCTTCCAGGTGTCGAATACTCCACAATTTGCAACTCCGACCACCAGCACCGGTCCGGACGTTGCGAACATTACCGGCGGTACCTTCGGGCAGATCACCCGCACCGTTGGCAGTGGAAGTGGTGTCAACGGAACGGGAGGCGGCCGCTCATTGCAACTGGCCGCAATCCTGAAGTTCTAAAACCTTAACAAACCGCTAAAGCGAAACGGCCTCGTACTAGAGATACGAGGCCGTTCTGCTTTAGTCTCTGACTACCTACACTTTGACCACTTCGTGTTTCGCAATATAGGCAGGATCGATGTCGACACCCAGGCCCGGTCCAGTGGGGACCGTTACCACACCACTTGAGTCGGATCGCAGGCTTGAGGTCGCGCACTTGTAAGGCAAGGTGTCGTTGAACTCCTTGAACTCATGGTACGGGCCGGAGTTAGGAATCGCGGAAACGAAGTGCATCATATACACGTAGCCAAGACCGGTAGCAGAGATGTGCGGAATCGTCTGCTTGCCGAAGGCGTTGGCCATGCGGGCAACCCGCACGCAGCGCACCATTCCCCCGAAATAAAACATATCCTGCTGCGTAATCGAGAGAGCTCCATTCGCAACCAGCCAACGGAAGTTGTGCATGGAGGGTTCCTGCTCGCCGCCGGCGATAGGAATCTCCAACGCGTCGGCTACCTGCCTGGTCTCTTCGTACCAGTCAAAAGGCACCGGCTCTTCGTAGAAGGCATATTTATGTTCCTGCATCAGCTTTCCGATCGGGATTGCCTGTTTTGCCGTATACGAGCCGTTGGCGTCGGCCGAGATCACCATCTCGTCACCAAAGGTCTTGCGGACCAATGGAATCAATTTCTCGCTTCTGCCGGCAGGATACTCGACGTGGCTCATGCGGCCGCCGAGCTTGAACTTGATAGCCTTCGCATGTGAGAGAGCCAGATC
This genomic window from Terriglobus albidus contains:
- a CDS encoding mandelate racemase/muconate lactonizing enzyme family protein, translated to MALNRRQLFHGALGAGALSALHGRASAQFLNAPRHGLLGTLQDRYEKLDTILGQPVFKRELFKDPVIIESIELLHYKNSWICRVRSKDGHEGISVSNADQMQIFYPVLVKRMAPFFIGKDARDLEDLLEAVTVYASNYKAQSLAIWVPLATIEFAILDMFGKMSNRSIGLLISDKIYNPKINVYQANGERDNSAEEVIEHLQRDLALSHAKAIKFKLGGRMSHVEYPAGRSEKLIPLVRKTFGDEMVISADANGSYTAKQAIPIGKLMQEHKYAFYEEPVPFDWYEETRQVADALEIPIAGGEQEPSMHNFRWLVANGALSITQQDMFYFGGMVRCVRVARMANAFGKQTIPHISATGLGYVYMMHFVSAIPNSGPYHEFKEFNDTLPYKCATSSLRSDSSGVVTVPTGPGLGVDIDPAYIAKHEVVKV